CATTATTAATATTAATTTTGAACACGGCTTTACTTTTTCTGGTATCCGAATGATTAGGCGAAAATACGGAATTAACCACCACTACCGTGCTGGATACTGACGAGGTATCTGTTTCTGAAAGCGTAAAATTCTGAGTAATAGTTTCCCCGACTGGAAGGTTTATCCTCAAAACATCACTGTTAACAAACCCTGTTTTACTTACGGAAAGAAAATACGTTCCCTGGTTCAAATTATCAAACACATAATTCCCGTTAACATCAGTGTTATACTTAACATTCCCCGGGCTTAACACACACAACGCGCCGCTCAGCGCAACCCCGCTGCCCTTCTGCCGTACCTGCCCTCTCAACATACTCACTGTACGCCTTATGGTAATCATATACGGCGCAGTGCTATACCCTATCGGCACATACCCGCGATTATTATTATTATCAACCGCTTCTATATAATACTCAATCCCTCCGACGGTAACAATATTCCTGGGGATATACCCTGTATACCCGTTAGTCCCGGCCTTCTGCATCTCCCACCCGGAATACGCAATTGTCCCGGCATTACGATAATACAAC
This genomic stretch from Elusimicrobiota bacterium harbors:
- a CDS encoding carboxypeptidase regulatory-like domain-containing protein; its protein translation is LYYRNAGTIAYSGWEMQKAGTNGYTGYIPRNIVTVGGIEYYIEAVDNNNNRGYVPIGYSTAPYMITIRRTVSMLRGQVRQKGSGVALSGALCVLSPGNVKYNTDVNGNYVFDNLNQGTYFLSVSKTGFVNSDVLRINLPVGETITQNFTLSETDTSSVSSTVVVVNSVFSPNHSDTRKSKAVFKININNATTQNVVLKIYGSTGRLVRVIDNSDIGMVALVSNELQMYWDGYNENSSQVSSGVYFFQVELEGSVKSSGKVVVAK